A window from Synechococcus sp. RSCCF101 encodes these proteins:
- a CDS encoding DUF1995 family protein yields MPLPADLRSAERDAQQALQAALAQQENGRWTAEFRFEGLKLLPLALRWLQTRLEEPDPGLLLLPDAGAAALARRDAPDLATRISTLREERERQKGGSPCNGLLIAVGPDPSDYELMQEVCEAHPGSVLMLNGRLEDAAVGIGSVARERRKGFISTWSSAYTLQPLAGGALQHCLPADWEIYRQDPDGYRLVATAQERPDSEAIGTALDPGGSGGLAAGLKAVDRFLGALQS; encoded by the coding sequence ATGCCCCTCCCCGCCGACCTGCGCAGCGCCGAACGCGATGCTCAACAGGCCCTTCAGGCGGCCCTGGCGCAGCAGGAGAACGGGCGCTGGACGGCCGAGTTCCGCTTTGAGGGGCTCAAGCTGCTGCCCCTCGCCCTGCGCTGGCTGCAGACGCGGCTGGAGGAGCCCGATCCCGGCCTGCTGCTGCTGCCGGATGCCGGCGCCGCCGCCCTGGCCCGTCGCGATGCACCGGATCTGGCCACGCGCATCTCCACCCTGCGCGAGGAGCGGGAGCGTCAGAAGGGAGGGTCGCCCTGCAACGGCCTGCTGATCGCGGTGGGGCCGGATCCCTCCGACTACGAGCTGATGCAGGAGGTGTGCGAAGCCCACCCCGGGAGCGTGCTGATGCTCAACGGCCGGCTGGAGGATGCAGCGGTGGGGATCGGCAGCGTCGCGCGCGAGCGGCGCAAGGGTTTCATCAGCACCTGGTCCTCGGCCTACACCCTGCAGCCCCTGGCCGGCGGCGCGCTGCAGCACTGCCTTCCCGCCGACTGGGAGATCTACCGGCAGGATCCGGACGGCTACAGGCTGGTGGCCACCGCCCAGGAGCGCCCCGACTCCGAGGCCATCGGCACGGCGCTGGATCCCGGCGGCAGTGGCGGCCTGGCCGCCGGACTCAAGGCGGTGGACCGCTTTCTCGGGGCCCTGCAGAGCTGA
- a CDS encoding cysteine desulfurase family protein has product MANPRPEPRRQPAETPCIYLDGAATTPPLAEVRQAMAAVEVSAWGNPASLHPIGLKAAEVLERSRLTVAAALGAGADEVVFCSGGTEAAHLAIRGAARSLVPGRIVISAVEHPAVQAAARALESEGWTVAVWPVDRSGRLRLEALEDLLAPPTRLVSVIWGQSEVGTLQPVARIGEACRNRGIVIHSDAVQVAGHLPIDWSSLPLDLLTISGHKIRGPKGIGVLLHRLDRPLTPLLGGGGQEGGLRSGTVPVALACGLAVALEQAASRLTAHGGHDPIALTRDRLQDRLLALAGVVLLGDPVHRLPQHLCLGLHDAAGRPLDGRAVVRALGRRGVAASSGSACRSGGSGGSPILRAMGLEDGEAGCGLRLSLGAWLDEPLLDPVPSLLQAAMTEVAAAEPVSAP; this is encoded by the coding sequence ATGGCGAACCCCAGGCCTGAGCCCCGCCGGCAGCCGGCGGAGACGCCCTGCATCTACCTCGATGGAGCGGCCACCACCCCACCGCTGGCGGAGGTCCGCCAGGCGATGGCGGCGGTGGAGGTCAGCGCCTGGGGCAACCCCGCCAGCCTGCACCCGATCGGCCTGAAGGCCGCCGAGGTGCTGGAGCGCAGCCGCCTCACCGTGGCCGCGGCCCTCGGAGCCGGCGCCGATGAGGTGGTGTTCTGCTCCGGCGGCACTGAGGCGGCCCATCTGGCCATCCGCGGCGCCGCCCGATCGCTGGTGCCGGGCCGGATCGTGATCTCCGCCGTGGAGCATCCGGCCGTGCAGGCGGCTGCACGGGCCCTGGAGAGCGAGGGCTGGACCGTGGCGGTCTGGCCGGTGGACCGCAGCGGCCGCCTGCGCCTGGAGGCTCTCGAGGATCTGCTCGCACCGCCCACCCGGCTGGTGTCGGTGATCTGGGGCCAGAGCGAGGTGGGGACCCTGCAGCCGGTGGCGCGGATCGGCGAGGCCTGTCGCAACCGGGGCATCGTGATCCACAGCGACGCGGTCCAGGTGGCCGGACACCTGCCAATCGACTGGAGCAGCCTGCCCCTCGATCTGCTCACGATCTCGGGCCACAAGATCCGGGGCCCGAAGGGAATCGGGGTGCTGCTGCACCGGCTGGATCGCCCGCTGACCCCCTTGCTCGGTGGCGGGGGGCAGGAGGGAGGACTGCGTTCAGGCACCGTGCCGGTGGCCCTGGCCTGCGGGCTGGCGGTGGCCCTGGAGCAGGCCGCCAGCCGACTGACGGCCCACGGGGGGCATGATCCCATCGCCCTGACGCGCGACAGACTCCAGGACCGGCTGCTGGCTCTCGCCGGAGTCGTCCTGCTGGGAGACCCGGTGCATCGGCTGCCTCAGCACCTCTGCCTGGGCCTTCACGATGCGGCCGGCCGGCCACTGGACGGTCGGGCCGTGGTGCGGGCCCTGGGGCGGCGGGGGGTGGCCGCCAGCAGCGGCAGCGCCTGCCGCTCCGGCGGCAGCGGCGGCAGCCCGATCCTGCGGGCGATGGGCCTGGAGGACGGTGAGGCCGGATGCGGGCTGCGGCTGAGCCTCGGAGCCTGGCTGGACGAGCCCCTGCTGGATCCGGTGCCATCCCTGCTGCAGGCCGCGATGACGGAGGTGGCGGCGGCTGAACCGGTTTCAGCGCCTTAG